In Myotis daubentonii chromosome 11, mMyoDau2.1, whole genome shotgun sequence, the genomic window GAGGCCTGGAGCCCCCTGAGCCTCCAGTGTGCCCCCAGGAGGCACCCCCACTCCATCAGTCCCCCGGGCAAAGTTCAGAGGCTGCAGAGTAGTGGGAGGCGGACATgcccaggggcagagggaggcttcCCAGGTGCTGGCgtcaagggcagggctgggacggGGTTAGGGAAAGTGAGGCCGTGGGGCGCAGTGGTTAGAACAGGGCCACCCATGTCCCAGGACAAGAGCCTGGGAGAGACCCATAattcccgggggcggggggcacattTGCAATGTTCAAATCTTGCAGAGACGGAAGGACCCAGGAATTTCCTTCAAGAGGTTGGTCACTCAAAGCCCATCGTCCTTGACTGACAGCCCTTCGGAGCAGCCACAGCCTCACCCCTCCCACCGGCACCTGCTCCGAGGGGAGGAGGGTCCGGCAAAGGAatgtggggagcacagggcacGAAGgagcggaacccccacacacaaCTCTCCAAGCTCCTACTTTGAGAGAAATGGCAGCCACACCCcggctggccctgggctgctggaGGGAACGGCGTGGCTCCCAGGCCTGACCAAGGCTGGGGCTCGGGGGGTAGCGCCCCAAAATGCAGGTGCACAGGTTCCCCTCTAGGCGGGCCGAACCAGAATCTCTGGGGAGGGTCTGAGACGTCGGCGTTACCATAGCTCTGCATCCAGAGGGCCTGAGGGTTAGGAGCCTGAGCTGTCTCCTCCTGGCCtgagggggggagagaggccGCGCTGTCTGCTGAGCTGGTATTTGAACGGAGGGATTGACTGTCTATcaatctttttcaaaaaaaacgtatttttattgattgcagagaggaagggagagggagagagacagaaaaccaatgatgagagaaaatcattggtcggctgcctcctgcacgcccccctctggggatcgaaccagcaacccgggcatgtgccctgaccgggaatcgaaccgtgacctcctggttcagagactgatgctcaatcactgagcacacTGTCTATCAATCTTGACAGCCATTTCCAAACGGTTCCAATTGGCCACTTCACCCAGGAATCCAAGGGACACAGACATGGGCCACGGGTCCAGGAGCCCACGCTCAGCAGGCTGCCAGAAGCCAGGTCCCGGGGCCCGTCCCCATCTCGAAGGGACGCCCGGTTCCCCAAGTCCGGGCCCCGGTGGCTGGCGCGGAGGTGTCCGCTGCCGGTCACAGGTGGCGGGCTGCCTCCCAGACGATCTGCAGGGCCATGGAGGCGCAGGGCAGCTGGGCCAGCGTGTAGGACAGGGAGCGGATGGGCGCGCGCAGCTTGCCCAGGTAGGCCACGGTGTGCGCCATGCGTCCCAGGAAGACGAGCAGGAAGTGCACGTGGGCCACGAAGGGGGTGGGCTGCAGGAAGGAGTAGACCAGGCCCAGGAACAGGAACGGGTAGATGGTCTCCATGTCGTTCCGGTGGGCTCTGGGGAGGCAAGGGAGTGCGGTGAGCCGGGCGGCAGCTTGGGGAACGTCGCCGACGCTGGGccctctgcctgccaggcccGGGACACGGAGGGTCATCTCCAGGGCGCCAGGCTCACGTCCACTGGTGGCCAGAGCAAGAGCTGCCCCAGACGTGAGCGGCGACTCCCAAGCTGGCGCCTGCGGGAGCAGCCCCGTGCACAGGCTGAGCCATGGCGGGCTTCTTCCCCAGCCTGGGGCTCCCCAGGACCCCGTCCCTGCCAGTGTCCCCCATCTTGCCCGCTGGCCTTGGACCCCAGGCGGGAAAACTGGGGTTccgaggggtgggggagagctgGGTCTGACCCAGGCCCGTGCCCTGCACCACCAGGCCAGGCTTCTCCGCGGCCGACCTCTGTCCACATGCGGGGCCCTGGGCCCTCCTTGCAGGATGGGCGAGAGCCAGGGGCGGGCGTCTGAGAGCCACGCCTGCTCCTCGCCCTAAACCTAAGCAAGTCCCCTCCACTCAGAGATAGCAGCAACACAGCCTCGTGGCTGGAGTCAGCCCACTGCCCACCCTGGTGGCTCCGTGTCATCGTGCGGTCCCGCCTCTTTGTTTAAATAACCGCGTGGGTGAgggcgtgggggcggggcctgtgtaAAACCCGCTGTGAATAAATGGCCGCGGAAGGGAGCGCGGCTCACATTTCCCGGCCTCCTGCTAGTGCAGGTGGGGAGGCTGAGGCCTGTGCACTGGGGACTGAGCAAGTGACCGAAGCCCAGAGTGCATGCTGGGAGCTCACATAACAGGAGCCCGGCCCTGAcctctcctacccccacccacaACGCCTCCCCAGGAGCAGGGCAGACCTGATCCCAGCAGGGCAGGACGGGCACAGGGACtcaggagcaggagcccctccccAGGCGGAGCCCctgcgcccagcccagcccccaggcagcagcgccctgtcctccctcccaccctcccaccctcccatcctCCCATTGCTGGGAGCCTTAGTGGAGGGCTGGCCTGACGGgaccgggctggcagggcagggaggggacctgcGCTCTGGGCCACCCAGCGCTGTCGGGGCCTctgtggggggtaggggggtcggAGAGGCGGGGTCTGCACCAACGCCTGAAGGATGagggccctggggggggggggggtcagggggcaCTCTCCAGGGGCGGGTCCAGCCGAGCAGAGGCTCCGGGGTGGGAGTGAGCAGCATATTGAAGGCACAGACGGGTGGGCAGCGTGGCTGGAGTGTGGTGCGTGGGAGCAGGCGAGCAGGACgagtggggaggggcctgggactCAACCTCGTGTACACAAGCTCCCGTAAGCCCAGCGGGGCCGGGGCCTTTCTGCGGTCAGACCGccttctcctcttccctggaACCTGGAGCTGGGACCAGCCACAGCGAAGCAGCCTCCAGCTGGCAGGTCTCCCCCGCCGGGCAGGGACCGGCCTCCTGTGCCAGAGAGGCCTGGCGGGATCCTGgccgcagggaggagggggagagggaaccaGGACCGGGGCGCTCCCTCCCTGACCCTGCTTGTGAGTTACAGGCAGGGGGCTGAGTGCACTTCTGTCCCCCTCTGGGGACAGAGCTGTGATGCCGACACCCCCAGACGCTGGTAGAGGGACACCTTGGGAAAACCCATGTTAGATGACGTCAGTGTGTCTGTCCCAGCATGTGGTCTGTCTGCCCACACGATGATGCCACCTGCATGAGTATTGCTGACACATGTGCTACGTGCGCTGAGCCAGCTCGGCTCCTGCGACCCTGTGAGTGCCGCCCAGTGCCCTGACCCACGGCCCCGCTCAGCACCCGCAGGGGCCTCTGTTCGGAGTCAGTCCCTCCCACGCTGGGTCTGCTCCTCCCCCGCCACCTCCTCTTTCCCCAGCAGCATCATCCTCTCTCGAGAGCCTGCCCTCTCAGATGAGCCCGCAGGCCAGTGTCAGGGCCGCTCCGCGGCCGGCCGGCCGTGCGCCAGGCCTCGCTGGCTCTGGGACACATCCTCTAAGGAAGGGCATCCGCACGAGTGGGTCTCTTTGCTGGGGACGCTGTTCTGAACCCCttgataaatatatacttttgtcTAGTCGTGTATTTTTATCTAAAAGCTACAGGAGAACCATCACTAGCACCTGAAACCCATTCATTCACTTTCCCTTAAAGTCTCTATTTATAGTTTACCAGTAAGTCTTTGTAGAAAGCAGTGAAGAGAAGAGTTGCCAAACCCCCAGAGCAGGTGAGGGGACGATAAGGGGGGGAGCCGGTCACGGAGgcgtgggccctgctctgccccctgggaccggggagaggcaggggagggggagggggaggggccggaAGCCATGCCGTGGGTGCTCACCCCCACTCCTGGCACCAGCAATGGGACTGGAAGACTGAGGCCACcggtgaggaaggagagggggctgggagctgagaaAAGCCTGAGGCTCGGGGGCCCTCCGCCCTCGggtggcctcctcctccctcctccctcctccctcctccctcctccctcctccctcctccctcctccctcctccctccggtTTGTCTCAAACCACAGTGGTGCCAAAGACGGGAGACACGCGGGGAAATTAGGGATGATGCAAGAAAAcccattcccttcctcccagcctgggATCTGAACCGAGACACGGACGGAGTCACGTACCAGAGGCGCTTGGGCAAAACCTGTCATCCCAAGAATCACCGCTATTTTAAGGTAGAAGCCATCCAAGGCCCGTTCCCGCAAGACTGAACTTGCAGGGAAGGTCCCGGCAGCAccaggcccgcccgcccgcccgcccgcgccccggAGCAGCCTGCAGCACCAGCTGCATCTGACTGCATCAGGTGACCGtgatgggtggggagagggagacctGGGTACCCCCAAGGGCAACGCTGGCGGCCACGGCAGGtcccccctccccttgccctGCCCTCCATACACGCTGGCGATTTCCCTGAATTCAGGTTTGAGGCGACAGAAGGGCTGGTTAGGGGTAAAGGCGGGTATAGGGCCGAGTCCAGTGCCTCCGGGCAGAGGGAAGGCCTAGAGGAGCAGAGCCGTGCCAGCCGGGCACCATGTGGGCGGCGTGAGCTCCGTGGCCTCGCAAACCCCTTCTTCCTCTCTAGGTGGCGGCTCCCTCCGGGAAGGTGCCCGCAGGGCGGAGCGGCTGGAGCCTGTGAAGCGCTTGTCACTGAGCAGGAGCCGCTAAGTCAGCTGCCTCCTCCGCCCTCGTCACCACCGCCAGTGCTGTCTGGGACACGCGGACACGTGGACACACGTGTTAAAGCTAATTTCTCCCTCTTTGGGTTTCGCCGGACTTCTGACCGCCCGCAGCCACCTTGGCCGAATGAATTAACGTTTGCGGGTAACGTGGACAGGGGGGGCCTAGGCTAGGAGCTCCCGCCCAATCCGGGCCTCGGTCACCACCCCGAAAGCAATGTGGCGGGTGAGATTTGGGGCCAATCTCCTGGCAAAGCAGTTCACTGATTAGGTCTGCACACGCCAAAGTCAGAACAGCTCAAAGCTGGTCAAGCGTCTGTCTTCCTTCTCTGGGGCCCCTCAGACACCCCCCACTgccgcctcccacacactccGAATTTCCCAAAATGCACATTACCGGAGACGGGGGTGGACTGGCTGGAAAGGGAGGCTGCACGTGACGGCTGGCTCCCCGCGGCCCAGGGCTGGCTCACGCTGGGCCCCAGCACGCGCTGTCTGCGAGGGACGTGTGTCCTCCGAGAAGCGGACCCGAGGGCCTTCCTGTTGTGCAGGAGGGTGACGGGACTGCGCCCGCCCGCGTAAAGGCGGGTCTAATATTTAACCAGCTTTTACCTCCGGGGCATCTTCCTTCCTGGAACCTGGTTTCAGCcggttccccagtaggggaccgCAGGATGCGTGATTCTGAGCTCTGTTATTTATGTGAAGTGATGAGGACGAGGAGGGGCTCAGGGGACCAGGACCCCAGCGCGGGCACAGCAGGTCCCCAATAAATACTCGCCAAATGGATATAGACCATCGCGACCTAAGAGGTGCTCAAAACGTGCTGGGGGGACTCTCACCCACATGGTGGGGAATCTTGACCAGGAGAAGAAACTGAACTGGGAGGGTGGAACTGTCTCTCGCCGGCACGATCA contains:
- the PTGES gene encoding prostaglandin E synthase produces the protein MPAPALALSGQVLPAFLLCSTLLVIKMYVVAVITGQVRLRKKAFANPEDALRHGGPQYCRDDQDVDRCLRAHRNDMETIYPFLFLGLVYSFLQPTPFVAHVHFLLVFLGRMAHTVAYLGKLRAPIRSLSYTLAQLPCASMALQIVWEAARHL